In a single window of the Mesorhizobium shangrilense genome:
- a CDS encoding peptidoglycan-binding domain-containing protein has product MLLLGMYPRSATRLLTPPGLARFDEAYNDTRTPIGWWERNTEAAGLVQAYLYTLGYDLMQSVKVTDGGASITPDGAFGPETFRAVQKFQRDKGIKDDGMVGQNTFDELAKALDKPRPAHQFVRDVTIQSLKRPCRPGDLICPDPDVR; this is encoded by the coding sequence ATGCTATTGTTAGGTATGTACCCGCGCTCCGCCACGCGCCTGCTTACACCGCCGGGTCTGGCGCGCTTTGACGAAGCCTACAATGACACGAGAACGCCGATCGGTTGGTGGGAGCGGAACACCGAAGCTGCCGGCCTGGTGCAAGCCTATCTCTATACGCTCGGCTATGACCTCATGCAGAGCGTCAAGGTAACGGACGGAGGCGCCAGCATAACGCCGGACGGCGCCTTTGGTCCCGAGACGTTCCGTGCCGTCCAGAAGTTCCAGCGGGACAAGGGAATCAAGGACGACGGCATGGTCGGCCAGAACACGTTCGACGAACTGGCCAAGGCCCTCGACAAGCCTCGGCCGGCTCATCAATTCGTCCGAGACGTGACGATCCAGTCCCTCAAGCGGCCGTGCAGGCCCGGGGATCTCATTTGCCCTGATCCGGATGTGAGATAG
- a CDS encoding PaaI family thioesterase → MPQQHKLEPVMTVEEVNALIAREFPQLNEMEEFYQAIEVFPGGCTVRLNATQRHLRPGGTVSGPALFTLADIGGYVCALSHGGPDALSVTTNLNINFVRKAEIGPIDGHCRILKLGKSLLVFDCDIVAGPDRQTVAHATGTFSIPPRK, encoded by the coding sequence ATGCCACAACAACACAAGCTCGAACCGGTGATGACGGTCGAAGAGGTCAATGCACTGATCGCGCGGGAGTTTCCCCAGCTTAACGAGATGGAGGAGTTCTACCAGGCGATCGAAGTCTTTCCCGGCGGCTGCACGGTCCGGCTGAATGCAACGCAGAGGCATCTGAGACCCGGCGGCACCGTTTCCGGTCCGGCGCTGTTCACGCTTGCCGATATCGGCGGCTATGTCTGCGCACTGTCACATGGCGGACCGGACGCACTGTCGGTCACCACCAACCTCAACATCAACTTCGTGCGCAAGGCCGAAATCGGCCCCATTGACGGCCATTGCCGCATTCTGAAGCTCGGCAAGAGCCTGCTGGTCTTCGATTGCGACATCGTGGCCGGCCCGGACCGCCAGACTGTGGCGCATGCCACCGGCACGTTCTCGATCCCGCCACGGAAATAG
- a CDS encoding enoyl-CoA hydratase: MAEILAMKRAPEAEGPILSSQEGDILRLTLSNPPANVLSLEAMEALQTALDSAAADKSVRVIVIAAAGKLFSGGHDLKQMTAHRADADGGKGYFEKTFAVCSVLMQSIVRHPKPVIAEVDGIATAAGCQLVASCDLAIASDQATFGVNGINVGLFCTTPGVALVRGLKPKHAMEMLLTGEMVDAATAREFGLINRVVPREYLAQVVNKYAQTIASKSPSALKLGKEAFYRQAEMGLAEAYDYGARVMVENMLGKDAVEGIDAFIGKRKPEWTED; the protein is encoded by the coding sequence TTGGCCGAAATCCTCGCCATGAAGCGCGCACCGGAAGCGGAAGGGCCAATCCTGAGTTCGCAGGAAGGCGACATCCTGCGCCTCACGCTCTCCAATCCGCCGGCCAACGTGCTTTCGCTGGAGGCGATGGAGGCGCTGCAGACTGCGCTGGATTCGGCGGCGGCCGACAAATCGGTCCGGGTCATCGTGATCGCGGCCGCCGGAAAGCTGTTCTCGGGCGGACACGACCTCAAGCAGATGACGGCGCACCGCGCCGATGCCGACGGCGGCAAGGGCTATTTCGAGAAGACGTTTGCCGTGTGCTCGGTCCTGATGCAGTCCATCGTGCGTCATCCGAAGCCGGTGATCGCGGAAGTGGACGGCATAGCCACTGCCGCTGGGTGCCAGCTGGTGGCGTCCTGCGACCTCGCCATCGCCTCCGACCAAGCGACGTTCGGCGTCAACGGCATCAATGTCGGGCTGTTCTGCACGACGCCGGGGGTGGCGCTGGTGCGCGGGCTCAAGCCCAAGCACGCCATGGAGATGCTGCTGACCGGCGAGATGGTGGATGCCGCAACGGCCAGGGAGTTCGGCCTGATCAACCGGGTTGTGCCGCGCGAATATCTCGCCCAGGTCGTCAACAAATACGCGCAAACCATTGCGTCCAAATCGCCTTCAGCGCTGAAGCTCGGGAAGGAGGCGTTTTATCGACAGGCGGAAATGGGGTTGGCTGAGGCCTACGACTACGGCGCCCGGGTCATGGTGGAGAACATGCTGGGCAAAGATGCGGTCGAGGGCATCGACGCCTTCATCGGCAAGCGCAAGCCGGAGTGGACCGAAGATTGA
- a CDS encoding VOC family protein: MQPRVSIITIAVEDLDRMAAFYEAMGLTRHRIKDGVAFFQMGGAILALFPRTSAEEDAGIRFGEGVSKVYLAYNTRSESEVDEVLALAEKAGGRIVKASGRAFWGGWYGYFADPEGNLWEVAHNLDFPIDAEGRIALPA; encoded by the coding sequence ATGCAACCTCGCGTCTCCATAATCACCATCGCCGTCGAAGACCTCGACCGTATGGCCGCTTTCTACGAAGCTATGGGCCTGACGCGTCATCGGATCAAGGACGGCGTCGCCTTCTTCCAGATGGGCGGGGCGATCCTGGCGCTGTTCCCGCGCACGAGTGCGGAAGAGGATGCCGGCATTCGTTTCGGCGAGGGCGTCTCCAAGGTCTATCTCGCCTACAACACCCGGTCCGAGTCCGAGGTGGACGAGGTGCTGGCGCTCGCCGAAAAGGCGGGCGGCCGCATCGTCAAGGCGTCCGGCCGCGCCTTTTGGGGCGGCTGGTATGGATATTTTGCGGATCCGGAGGGCAATCTCTGGGAGGTCGCCCATAATCTGGACTTTCCGATCGACGCCGAAGGACGGATTGCGCTGCCCGCATGA
- a CDS encoding CoA-binding protein: protein MNHDDYENSYIAGILNSVKTVAIVGASANDVRPSFFVAKYMIAKGFTVFPINPGHAGKEILGRMTYAKLADVPEPIDMVDIFRASAAVPPIVEEVLALTPLPKVIWMQLTVRHDEAAARAEAAGIKVVMNRCPKIEYGRLSGEIGWNGVNSRVISSKKPTLRTGFQSFGIRQG, encoded by the coding sequence ATGAACCACGACGACTACGAAAATTCCTACATCGCCGGCATCCTCAACTCGGTGAAGACGGTCGCGATCGTCGGCGCGTCCGCCAACGACGTTCGGCCGAGCTTCTTCGTGGCGAAGTACATGATCGCCAAGGGTTTTACCGTATTTCCGATCAACCCGGGTCATGCGGGGAAAGAAATTCTCGGCCGCATGACCTACGCGAAGCTCGCCGACGTGCCCGAGCCCATCGACATGGTCGACATCTTTCGGGCGTCGGCCGCCGTGCCGCCGATCGTCGAGGAAGTGCTGGCGCTGACGCCGCTGCCAAAAGTGATCTGGATGCAACTCACCGTCCGCCACGACGAGGCGGCCGCCAGGGCGGAAGCGGCTGGCATCAAGGTGGTGATGAACCGCTGCCCCAAGATCGAGTACGGCCGGCTGTCGGGCGAGATCGGCTGGAATGGCGTCAACAGTCGGGTCATCTCGTCGAAGAAGCCCACGCTGAGAACCGGGTTCCAGAGTTTCGGAATCCGGCAAGGATAG
- a CDS encoding O-acetylhomoserine aminocarboxypropyltransferase → MSQRAPGFNTLAVHAGAKPDPATGARATPIYQTTSYVFDDADHAASLFGLKAFGNIYTRIMNPTQAVLEERIAALEGGTAALATASGHAAQMLVFHTIMRPGENFVAANKLYGGSINQFGHAFKNFGWEVRWADANDPATFEAQIDDKTKAIFIESVANPAGNFVDIEKISDVARKHGIPLIVDNTLASPYLVRPIEHGADIVVHSLTKFIGGHGNSIGGVLVDGGTFDWSKSGKYPMLSEPRPEYAGLVLHETFGNFAFAIAARVLGLRDFGPAISPFNAFMILTGLETLALRMQRHSDNALTVAEWLSNHPKVAWVEHSGLPTSKNHAQQKKYSPNGAGAVFTFGLKGGYDAGVKFVEALELFSHLANVGDTKSLVIHPASTTHRQLSDEQKVAAGAGPDTVRLSIGIEDAQDIIADLEQALAKV, encoded by the coding sequence ATGTCGCAGCGCGCACCAGGTTTTAATACGCTTGCCGTCCATGCCGGCGCGAAGCCGGATCCGGCGACCGGCGCCCGGGCGACCCCGATCTACCAGACCACGTCCTACGTCTTCGACGATGCCGATCACGCCGCGTCGCTTTTCGGCCTGAAGGCGTTCGGCAACATCTACACCCGCATCATGAATCCGACCCAGGCAGTGCTGGAGGAGCGCATCGCTGCCCTCGAAGGCGGCACCGCCGCTCTGGCGACCGCGTCCGGCCATGCCGCGCAGATGCTGGTCTTCCACACGATCATGCGGCCGGGCGAGAATTTCGTCGCCGCCAACAAGCTTTACGGCGGCTCGATCAATCAGTTCGGCCACGCCTTCAAGAACTTCGGCTGGGAAGTGCGCTGGGCCGACGCCAACGATCCGGCGACCTTCGAGGCCCAGATCGACGACAAGACCAAGGCGATCTTCATCGAGAGCGTGGCGAACCCCGCCGGCAACTTCGTCGACATTGAGAAGATCAGCGACGTGGCGCGCAAGCACGGCATCCCGCTCATCGTCGACAACACTCTGGCCTCGCCGTACCTGGTGCGGCCGATCGAGCATGGCGCCGACATCGTCGTGCACTCGCTGACCAAGTTCATCGGCGGCCACGGCAATTCGATCGGCGGCGTGCTGGTCGACGGCGGCACCTTCGACTGGTCGAAGTCAGGCAAGTATCCGATGCTGTCGGAGCCGCGGCCCGAATATGCCGGGCTGGTCCTCCACGAGACGTTCGGCAACTTCGCCTTCGCGATCGCGGCGCGTGTGCTCGGCCTGCGCGATTTCGGTCCGGCGATCTCGCCGTTCAACGCCTTCATGATCCTCACCGGCCTGGAGACGCTGGCGCTTCGCATGCAGCGCCACTCGGACAACGCACTGACCGTTGCCGAATGGCTCTCGAACCATCCGAAGGTGGCCTGGGTCGAGCATTCGGGCCTGCCCACCAGCAAGAACCACGCTCAGCAGAAGAAGTATTCGCCGAACGGCGCGGGGGCGGTGTTCACCTTCGGCCTCAAGGGTGGCTACGACGCCGGCGTGAAGTTCGTCGAGGCGCTGGAGCTGTTCTCGCACCTCGCCAATGTCGGCGACACCAAGTCGCTGGTGATCCACCCGGCCTCGACCACCCACCGCCAGCTCTCCGACGAGCAGAAAGTGGCCGCGGGCGCCGGACCGGACACGGTGCGCCTCTCGATCGGCATCGAGGACGCGCAGGACATCATCGCCGACCTCGAGCAGGCGCTGGCGAAGGTCTGA